One genomic region from Salvia hispanica cultivar TCC Black 2014 chromosome 2, UniMelb_Shisp_WGS_1.0, whole genome shotgun sequence encodes:
- the LOC125208349 gene encoding ankyrin repeat-containing protein At5g02620-like produces the protein MAEKKLYDSATIGDLATLKQLLQTNQHLLDVVSLTSCLKNVLHIAIKKGHESIVAEVLKINPELSLELDSNNSSSLHLAAAKGNAGIANRLMEIAPEMCWWRDGHDMNPLHVAAVKGNEAVLKEMLRLDAFVAAARLHHRQTVLQLCVKHRQLGTLKVLVEELGDTDLVNAKDDDGETLLHFAVRTNQLEVVEYMKGSGKVERLTKNFAGKTALDILNESFRNTSTYPKMKTILKSFSSRPIALSLPRFTELTIVAAILIATMAFQAAVSPPGGVWSQNKPKDEPGAMYYAGQAVMATIMPSRYRQFIRVNIVSFISSLVAILFLATAGSSDQWIFALLALISMLVSMASIGVTYGASLIMTNPFMKDFGLDNSIIISACVFAGVMFFIFVISSFRSGTGSVKRIIKKIGPTSCNFV, from the exons atgGCAGAAAAGAAACTGTACGATTCTGCAACAATCGGAGATTTAGCAACACTCAAACAACTCCTCCAAACAAATCAACACCTTCTTGATGTAGTTTCATTAACCTCATGTCTGAAAAACGTGTTGCACATTGCAATAAAGAAGGGACACGAAAGCATCGTGGCTGAGGTGCTGAAGATCAACCCGGAGCTCTCTCTCGAGCTCGACTCCAACAACTCGTCGTCTCTCCACCTCGCGGCTGCAAAAGGGAACGCGGGGATCGCGAATAGATTGATGGAGATAGCCCCTGAGATGTGCTGGTGGCGAGACGGCCATGATATGAACCCGCTTCATGTTGCGGCCGTGAAGGGGAATGAGGCGGTGCTGAAGGAGATGCTTCGGCTGGACGCCTTTGTGGCTGCGGCGAGGCTGCATCACCGACAGACTGTGCTGCAATTGTGCGTGAAACATCGTCAGCTTGGGACGTTGAAGGTTTTGGTGGAGGAACTGGGAGACACAGACCTAGTGAATGCAAAGGATGATGATGGAGAGACATTGTTGCATTTTGCTGTCAGGACTAATCAACTTGAG GTTGTAGAATACATGAAGGGAAGTGGCAAAGTAGAGAGGTTGACAAAGAATTTCGCTGGCAAAACAGCACTGGATATCTTGAACGAGAGCTTTCGAAACACAAGCACatatccaaaaatgaaaacaatccTCAAAAGTTTTTCAAGTCGGCCAATAGCCCTAAGCTTGCCTAGGTTCACTGAGCTGACGATAGTGGCGGCGATCCTGATAGCGACCATGGCGTTCCAGGCGGCCGTCAGCCCCCCAGGCGGCGTATGGTCACAAAACAAGCCCAAGGATGAACCCGGGGCGATGTACTACGCCGGCCAAGCAGTAATGGCTACTATCATGCCCAGTAGATACAGACAGTTCATTCGTGTCAACATCGTGTCATTCATTTCGTCTCTCGTGGCAATCTTGTTCCTCGCCACGGCCGGCTCGTCAGACCAGTGGATTTTTGCACTGCTAGCGCTCATTTCGATGTTGGTGTCAATGGCATCTATCGGAGTAACTTATGGAGCTTCGTTGATCATGACCAATCCTTTCATGAAAGATTTTGGATTGGATAACTCTATTATCATATCTGCCTGTGTGTTCGCAGGAGTCATGTTTTTTATCTTTGTTATTAGCTCTTTCAGAAGTGGGACGGGAAGCGTGAAAAGAATTATCAAGAAGATTGGGCCCACCTCCTGCAACTTTGTGTAG